The sequence CCCCGCACTCCGTCTAGTCCGCTCGTTCCCGGTGACCGGTGGGGCGGGGCATGGGGTCGAACTGACCCGTTCCTGCCGCGCTCAGACGAAGCCTCCCACTGCCAGGATGGGAACTGCTACCCGCGCAGTCGAAGGCTAGCGCCTCGTGGTCAGGCGGCCCCGTGGCCCGCCCCGCGCCCGCTCCGCCGACTCTAGCGCGGAATGCTGGGGATGGAGAGCCGCTCGGTGACCGGCGTGCGCGCGGAGCCTTTGAGCCAGGAAATAGTCAGACGGCCGTCGGGGTCGAAGTGCAGTGCGGTGAGGGCGGACTCGAGGGGGCCGGGGGCCCAGTCGCGGTCGATGCGGGCGACCTCGCGGCCGGAGAAGATCTGGCGGACCGCGACCGAGCGGCCGTCGGCCTGGGCGAGGAGGAGCCGGTGCAGGTCCACGTCGAGGACCTGGGGGCGCGGCGGGGAGACGCGGCGGCGCCGGGCCTCGAAGAAGTAGGACACGCGGCAGCCGTCTCCGCACGCGAAGCGAATCTCCGCGAAGGTGGCGGCGCGCCAGATGACGTCCGGCTTCGGCAGCACCGGATGATCCGCGGGCGGCTCGAGCCACGTCGGGCGGTCGACATCGCCGTAGTAGTAGCCGACGCGGCAGTCGTGGTCGGTGCGACACTGCGCGATCAGACCCACGCTCGGAAACGCGGCGCGGTAGATGCAGCGGGAGGGCTGCTCGGGGCCGCCGCCCGCGCAGTCTCCGGCGATCGGCGTGGGAGCGGCGGCGAGCGACAGCAGGCCCGTCAGCAGGATCGCAGCGGGGGTGGCCAGCGCTACGTCTTGTGCGACGTGAGGAGCTCCGTCATCCGGTTGAAGAACTGATCGAGCATCATCTTGGTGACGCCGCCTAGCATGCGCTGGCCGACGCTCGCGATGAGGCCGCCCACCTGCACGTCGGCGTCGTAGCTCACGCGCGTGCCCCCGTCGACGTCGGAGAGCTGCATGGCCGCGTTGCCCCGCACGAAGCCGGGTCCGCCGCTGCCCTCGACCGCCATGCGGTAGCGATGCGGAGGCTCGAGCTCGCTCAGCTTGACCTTGCCCTCGAACGTGCCCTTGATGGCGGCGACCCCGACCTTCATGGTCGCCTTGTACTCGTTCTCTCCGATCGCCTCCAGCTTCTCGCAACCCGGCAGGGCCTTGGCGAGGGTGTCGGGATCGAGGAACGCGGCCCAGACCTGGTCGCGCGCAGCGGGAATGTCGGCGGAGCCTTCGATCTTCATGGCCTAGCCCTCGAGGGTGCGGACCGCGGCGTCCATCCGACGCAGACCCTCCGTGATGGTGTCGAGTCCCGTCGCGTACGAGAGGCGGATGTGGGCGTCCGAGCCGAAGTCCACGCCGGCCACCGTGGCGATGCGCGCCTCGTCTAGCAGGAACGCACACACGTCGGCGGAGCCGCGCAGCACCCCGCCCCGCGATCGCTTGCCGAAGAGGGCGGAGATGTTCGGAAAGGCGTAGAACGCGCCCTTCGGCATTACGCAGCGCACGCCCGGGATCGCGTTGAGCGCGTCCACGATGACCCGCCGGCGCCGGTCGAACTCGCCCACCATCTTGGCCACTTCGTCCTGGGGCCCGCCGAGGGCCTCGACGGCGGCCCACTGGGCCACCGAGGTGGGATTCGAGGTGACCTGGCTCTGCACGTCGGTCATCGCCTTGATGATCGGCTTGGGGCCGGCCGCGTAGCCGATGCGCCAGCCGGTCATCGCGTAGGCCTTCGAGCAGGTGTTCACCACGATGGTGCGGGCGGACACCTCGGGCGAGAGCGAGGCGATCGACACGTGACGGCCCTCGTAGGTCAGCGACTCGTAGCACTCGTCGGAGATGACCCAGAGATCGCGCTCCACCGCGAGCCTGGCCACCTCGGCGAGGCTCTGGGGGGAGAACACCGCGCCGGTCGGATTGCCCGGGCTGTCGAGCACGATCAGGCGGGTCCGCGGGGTCACCGCCCGGCGCAGCGCCTCGGGATCGAGGTCGAAGCCGCTGGACTCGTGCGTGATCACCGGAACCGGCACGCCGCCCAGCAACCGCACCTGCTCCGGATACGAGACCCAGTACGGGCTCGGGATCAGCACCTCGTCGCCGGGATTCACCAGGGCCATCACGATGTTGTAGAGCGTGTGCTTGGCCCCGCAGGAGACGGTCACCTCGTCGAGCGCATACTCCAGGCCGTTGTCGCGCTTGAGCTTCTGGCAGACCGCCGCGCGCAGCTCCGGGATGCCGCCGACCTCGGTGTACTTGGTCTGGCCCTTCTCGAGCGCCCGCACCGCGGCGTCCTTGATCCGCCGAGGCGTGT is a genomic window of Candidatus Methylomirabilota bacterium containing:
- a CDS encoding carbon monoxide dehydrogenase subunit G: MKIEGSADIPAARDQVWAAFLDPDTLAKALPGCEKLEAIGENEYKATMKVGVAAIKGTFEGKVKLSELEPPHRYRMAVEGSGGPGFVRGNAAMQLSDVDGGTRVSYDADVQVGGLIASVGQRMLGGVTKMMLDQFFNRMTELLTSHKT
- a CDS encoding pyridoxal phosphate-dependent aminotransferase, whose amino-acid sequence is MLADRMKTLAPSPTLAMQAKARALRAQGIDVISFGAGEPDFDTPRRIKDAAVRALEKGQTKYTEVGGIPELRAAVCQKLKRDNGLEYALDEVTVSCGAKHTLYNIVMALVNPGDEVLIPSPYWVSYPEQVRLLGGVPVPVITHESSGFDLDPEALRRAVTPRTRLIVLDSPGNPTGAVFSPQSLAEVARLAVERDLWVISDECYESLTYEGRHVSIASLSPEVSARTIVVNTCSKAYAMTGWRIGYAAGPKPIIKAMTDVQSQVTSNPTSVAQWAAVEALGGPQDEVAKMVGEFDRRRRVIVDALNAIPGVRCVMPKGAFYAFPNISALFGKRSRGGVLRGSADVCAFLLDEARIATVAGVDFGSDAHIRLSYATGLDTITEGLRRMDAAVRTLEG